Proteins found in one Oncorhynchus mykiss isolate Arlee chromosome 17, USDA_OmykA_1.1, whole genome shotgun sequence genomic segment:
- the LOC118940011 gene encoding zinc finger protein OZF-like, translating into MSSVSYSAKEEEVCWTEKEALGLNIVVKDEDEDMTMQSEEGAFKTIKEEEDVTVKEEKETFGVKEEEWIEAVTVEEEEMDAFRIKAEEDEDISVEEGIEAFTVEEEEVEAFKIKNEEEEEDIFKKEEEPSREEEEGEEETEQDLMITRERSDSEEPETSKSAKPHDCSHCGKSFTKLGNLRRHERTHTGEKPHHCSQCGKSFTQLGNLKIHERIHTGEKPYECSQCGMSFTKLGYLKSHERTHTGEKPFHCSLCGKSFTELGNMKRHERTHTGEKPHHCCQCGKTFTELGSLKIHKRIHTGEKPYRCSLCGKSFTELSNLKKHERTHTGDKPFHCSLCGKSFTELGSLKMHKRIHTGEKPHHCSQCGKSFTKLGNLKMHERIHTGEKPYQCSLCLKSFASLRQLKEHERIHTIEKR; encoded by the exons atgagcTCAGTAAGCTACTCtgctaaagaagaggaggtctgttggacggagaaagaagctctggggCTGAACATTGTCGTAAAAGACGAAGACGAGGATATGACCATGCAATCAGAGGAAGGGGCTTTCAAAACGataaaagaggaggaggatgttacagtgaaagaggagaaagaaacgTTTGGGGTAAAAGAGGAAGAGTGGATAGAGGCTGTcacagtggaagaggaggagatggatgCTTTCAGAATTAAAGCGGAGGAAGATGAGGATATCAGCGTGGAAGAGGGGATAGAGGCTTTcacagtggaagaggaggaggtagaagcttTCAAAATCAaaaatgaggaagaggaggaggatataTTTAAAAAAGAGGAAGAGCCTtctagagaggaagaggaaggagaggaggagactgaacaAGATCTGATGATCACCA gagaaagatcagactcagaggaaccagagaCGTCCAAATCAGCAAAACCACACGACTGCTCCCACTGCGGGAAGAGTTTTACCAAGTTAGGAAACCTGAGAagacatgagaggacacacacaggagagaaacctcatcactgctcccagtgtgggaagagttttacccagttagggaacctgaaaatacacgagagaatacacacaggagagaagccctacGAATGCTCTCAATGTGGAATGAGTTTTACCAAGTTAGGGTACCTGAAATCACACGAGAGaacacacacgggagagaagcctttccactgctcACTGTGCGGGAAGAGTTTTACAGAGTTAGGCAACATGAAAAGGCACGAGCGGACACACACAGGCGAGAAGCCTCATCACTGCTGTCAGTGTGGAAAGACTTTTACAGAGTTGGGGAGCCTGAAAATAcataagagaatacacacaggggagaagccttaccgcTGCTCCCTGTGCGGAAAGAGTTTTACAGAGTTAAGCAACCTGAAAAaacatgagaggacacacacaggagataagcctttccactgctccctgtgtggaaagagttttacagaGTTAGGGAGTCTAAAAATGcataagagaatacacacaggagagaagcctcatCACTGTTCTCAGTGCGGAAAGAGTTTTACGAAGTTAGGGAACCTGAAaatgcatgagagaatacacacaggagagaagccttaccaatgCTCCCTGTGCTTAAAGAGTTTTGCCTCATTAAGGCAATTGAAAGAACATGAAAGAATCCACACCATAGAGAAACGTTAG
- the LOC110494917 gene encoding zinc finger and SCAN domain-containing protein 12 isoform X2: MSSLSYSTPAEEEGVCWTEKEEEAVTVKQEVEDEAVTVKEEEKEVTVTEEKEAFEVKEEGEITVTLKEEEEGEEEGQITFTLKEDEEEGQITYTLEEEEEEEEGQITFTLKEEEEEGQITFTLKEEEEEGQITFTLKEEEEEGQITFTLKEEEEEETGDLSKTRERPDSHSDSGESHSGEPDPETSKPARRHHCSQCGKSFNRSQHLKLHERTHTGEKPYHCSQCGKSFSQLGSLKGHKRTHTGEKPYHCSQCGKSFSQLGSLKSHKRIHSGEKPYHCSKCGKAFTWLVGLKMHERTHTGERPYHCSHCGKSFRLLGILKLHEKAHTREKSYPCSHCGKSFRWLGSLKTHERVHTQKKEKLYQCSLCGMSFTQLEALNRHDRTHTREDKPYHCSQCGKRFNWLRQLNKHERIHTQEEKTYHCSHCAKTFPQLEDLKSHERIERLCSDLSF; encoded by the exons ATGAGTTCACTTAGCTACTCCACTCCTGCTGAAGAAGAgggggtctgctggacggagaaagaagaagaggctGTTACAGTTAaacaagaagtagaggatgaggctgttacagtgaaagaagaagagaaagaagtTACTGTGACAGAAGAGAAAGAAGCTTTCGAAgtaaaagaggagggggagattactgtcacgttgaaagaggaggaggaaggagaggaagaggggcagaTTACTTTCACGTTGAaagaagatgaggaagaggggCAGATTACTTATACgttggaagaggaggaagaagaggaagaggggcagATTACTTTCACgttgaaagaggaggaagaggaggggcagATTACTTTCACgttgaaagaggaggaagaggaggggcagATTACTTTCACgttgaaagaggaggaagaggaggggcagATTACTTTCACgttgaaagaggaggaagaagaggagacgGGAGATCTAAGTAAAACCA GAGAGCGACCAGACTCTCACTCTGACAGCGGGGAGAGTCATTCAGGGGAACCAGACCCAGAGACGTCCAAACCAGCGAGAcgacaccactgctcccagtgtggaaaaagTTTTAACCGATCACAACACCTGAAATTacatgagagaacacacacaggagaaaagccttaccactgttcccagtgtggaaagagttttagtcAGTTAGGGAGCCTGAAAGGTcataagagaacacacacaggagaaaagccttaccactgttcccagtgtggaaagagttttagtcAGTTAGGGAGTCTGAAAAGTCATAAGCGAATACactctggagagaagccttaccactgctccaaaTGTGGAAAGGCATTTACATGGTTAGTGGGCCTGAAAATGCACGAGAGGACGCACACAGGAGAGAGGCCTTACCActgttcccactgtggaaagagttttaggtTGTTAGGGATTCTGAAACTGCATGAGAAAGCACACACACGAGAGAAGTCTTACCCCTGttcccattgtggaaagagttttaggtGGTTAGGGTCCCTGAAAACACATGAGCgagtacacacacaaaaaaaggaaAAGCTCTACCAATGTTCACTGTGTGGAATGAGTTTTACCCAGTTAGAAGCCTTGAATAGGcatgacaggacacacacacgagAGGATAAGccctaccactgctcccagtgtggaaagcgaTTTAACTGGTTAAGGCAGCTGAATAAgcatgagagaatacatacacaggaggagaagacataccactgctctcatTGTGCAAAGACATTTCCCCAGTTAGAggacctgaaatcacatgagagaatagagaggctGTGTTCTGACTTGAGTTTTTGA
- the LOC110494917 gene encoding zinc finger and SCAN domain-containing protein 2 isoform X1 — protein sequence MSSLSYSTPAEEEGVCWTEKEEEAVTVKQEVEDEAVTVKEEEKEVTVTEEKEAFEVKEEGEITVTLKEEEEGEEEGQITFTLKEDEEEGQITYTLEEEEEEEEGQITFTLKEEEEEGQITFTLKEEEEEGQITFTLKEEEEEGQITFTLKEEEEEETGDLSKTTGERPDSHSDSGESHSGEPDPETSKPARRHHCSQCGKSFNRSQHLKLHERTHTGEKPYHCSQCGKSFSQLGSLKGHKRTHTGEKPYHCSQCGKSFSQLGSLKSHKRIHSGEKPYHCSKCGKAFTWLVGLKMHERTHTGERPYHCSHCGKSFRLLGILKLHEKAHTREKSYPCSHCGKSFRWLGSLKTHERVHTQKKEKLYQCSLCGMSFTQLEALNRHDRTHTREDKPYHCSQCGKRFNWLRQLNKHERIHTQEEKTYHCSHCAKTFPQLEDLKSHERIERLCSDLSF from the exons ATGAGTTCACTTAGCTACTCCACTCCTGCTGAAGAAGAgggggtctgctggacggagaaagaagaagaggctGTTACAGTTAaacaagaagtagaggatgaggctgttacagtgaaagaagaagagaaagaagtTACTGTGACAGAAGAGAAAGAAGCTTTCGAAgtaaaagaggagggggagattactgtcacgttgaaagaggaggaggaaggagaggaagaggggcagaTTACTTTCACGTTGAaagaagatgaggaagaggggCAGATTACTTATACgttggaagaggaggaagaagaggaagaggggcagATTACTTTCACgttgaaagaggaggaagaggaggggcagATTACTTTCACgttgaaagaggaggaagaggaggggcagATTACTTTCACgttgaaagaggaggaagaggaggggcagATTACTTTCACgttgaaagaggaggaagaagaggagacgGGAGATCTAAGTAAAACCA CAGGAGAGCGACCAGACTCTCACTCTGACAGCGGGGAGAGTCATTCAGGGGAACCAGACCCAGAGACGTCCAAACCAGCGAGAcgacaccactgctcccagtgtggaaaaagTTTTAACCGATCACAACACCTGAAATTacatgagagaacacacacaggagaaaagccttaccactgttcccagtgtggaaagagttttagtcAGTTAGGGAGCCTGAAAGGTcataagagaacacacacaggagaaaagccttaccactgttcccagtgtggaaagagttttagtcAGTTAGGGAGTCTGAAAAGTCATAAGCGAATACactctggagagaagccttaccactgctccaaaTGTGGAAAGGCATTTACATGGTTAGTGGGCCTGAAAATGCACGAGAGGACGCACACAGGAGAGAGGCCTTACCActgttcccactgtggaaagagttttaggtTGTTAGGGATTCTGAAACTGCATGAGAAAGCACACACACGAGAGAAGTCTTACCCCTGttcccattgtggaaagagttttaggtGGTTAGGGTCCCTGAAAACACATGAGCgagtacacacacaaaaaaaggaaAAGCTCTACCAATGTTCACTGTGTGGAATGAGTTTTACCCAGTTAGAAGCCTTGAATAGGcatgacaggacacacacacgagAGGATAAGccctaccactgctcccagtgtggaaagcgaTTTAACTGGTTAAGGCAGCTGAATAAgcatgagagaatacatacacaggaggagaagacataccactgctctcatTGTGCAAAGACATTTCCCCAGTTAGAggacctgaaatcacatgagagaatagagaggctGTGTTCTGACTTGAGTTTTTGA